AATTTAGTAGATATAAGAATTTTAAAATCGATGCAGAAATAATTATTAATAGGATAGAGGAGATAGCTTTAAAACTTTCTCCCGATATTACTTTGAATGTTATTTCCGACGAAGCGGATAATCGGTTTTTAGAATTATCCGTTTATGCGAAGGCTGATTACTTGATAACAGGGAACACAAAGGATTTTATAGAAGACAAATATGAAAATGTAGATATTGTTACTCCTCGTGAGTATTGGGATAGACATTCAGAGTGAATTATTATAATTAGCCTCGACATCGTGTCTCGACTGGTTCTCCAAATCGAACGGGGTGGGAACACCGCATAACACATTCAGTTTCTAAACGCAATAGACTTACCAGAGCCGAATGAGGGAAAACGGCTAAGATGTATTAACCAGAAATCAATCCGAAGAAAAAATCTCTAAAAGTCTATTGCGGTTAGAAGAGCTTCCCGAAACCGCGTTGTAATGAGACTTTATGCGAGACTATGGGGATTCAAAGTTACTAGGGAGGTCGGATTTGTTTTTGGATGAGGCTAATGGATACGAAAGACCCAACTTTACATACGCTACATAGGAGAATCTTTTTGATCATGGACGGGGAATGTCTTTCCATTCTTCTGGTGTAGCTTATTTACAGATTAGGTGGGAGGTTATTTACGGAATATGCATGTAGCCTAGTTCGTTAGCCAAGACATTATTATTTTATCTTGATCCTTGAATAAGTCTATTTTGGTTAATTCGAAAAGGAAACGACCGACTAACAATCATTCACCCTTTCAAACTTATAGTTTCTGCTGTCAACTTTCTGATTTCTGCTAACACTGGATTTAGTTTCTTATAAATCTATTTATGCCAAATAAGAGCCATCGAATAAAACGGGTAAGGGTTATAACCCATTACCCACGACTGTATTTGTATTTTTGTAAAACGACTAAGTTCTTGAACTATTTCCAATTCATCTTAATCATCTTAATCCCAAAAACTTGCACTGAGCCAACCGAACGTGTTGTAGTTCAGACATTGGTTTCCTTCGTGTTTGCGATACACTTAGTATACCTCTAAAGTTACCTCTAAATATAGGTGCAAAGATAGGAAAAATTTTTTATAGGTAAGTTTACACCTATGTTTACCCCCATATTTACACCCAAACTAAGTGTATCCCCATCCTATACAAATTGTATAGAAATAGCAAATTTCTTTTTTAACAATAACCGGTTAATGAATAGTAGCCACAACAAGACTAAAACAGTCAAAATTACGCACTACCAATCAGAGTATGCGCAACTGCATAGCTTGGCTGCTGGTCAATGTCATTAAGTTAAGAGAGCTACTCAAATATTACCACATTATGCTGCGCCCCAAGAAGCAGCATTGAGTTGGAACACCGATGGACACAGATAAAAGATAAAGGATTATTAAAGCCATCCGTGTTTATCTGTGTTCATCCGTGGTGAAAAAATTCTTAACTTAATGACATTGGGCTGAAGGTGAGCGACTAAGCGAAAGGGGGGACGAGCCCACCATTATGTTTCGACCTATTGTTGTGAAAGCAACAATGGGCTTGAGCGATAGCGAAAGAGATGGAGGGAGAAACATTGAGTTCGGGTGCAAACATCACTTGAAAGTTGGGCTCACCCGAACTCAATCATTGCTTTTGAGAAGCAATGATAATAGCGATAGCGTAAGGTGAGTCAATAAATCAGTATTTTTTTTTGAGGATGGGCAACCGTCCTCTTTTTTTAATTTTACAATTGCAGAAATGTTTTTAGTGAGCATTACAGCGTGTTATTTCCAAAAAAAGAGGTTCACTCCAGAGTAAAAATATTGATTTTACTGGACAGTAAATTGCTATGTAATCAAGGAACAAAAGAATGGAATGCCTAAACTGTAATGAAACCATGTTGACTATCAATTATGAAAGTACAGAAATTGATCGTTGTCCAAAATGCAAAGGAACATGGCTCGATAAAGGAGAAATCACAAGGATTATAGATACCCGTGAAAATATATTTTCCTGGGAAGATAAATTTATTACAATTCAAAATGCTGGAGTGGATGAATCAAAAGAAACTTATCATTGTCCAATTTGTTCCAAATCGTTGGAAAGATTTGAGTATTCCGTTAATTCTGGTGTTATCATTGATAGATGCCCCGATCACCATGGTCTTTGGTTAGATGGACAGGAACTGGAACGTATTCAAATCACTATGGAAGAATATGAATCGGATGT
This portion of the Leptospiraceae bacterium genome encodes:
- a CDS encoding zf-TFIIB domain-containing protein, whose protein sequence is MECLNCNETMLTINYESTEIDRCPKCKGTWLDKGEITRIIDTRENIFSWEDKFITIQNAGVDESKETYHCPICSKSLERFEYSVNSGVIIDRCPDHHGLWLDGQELERIQITMEEYESDVRIEADKPINFFQEKNVLDVRLL
- a CDS encoding putative toxin-antitoxin system toxin component, PIN family codes for the protein MQKIVIDTNVIVSALISKGIPTNIINELVFEKKVVLCISDAVLEEYSEVLSREKFSRYKNFKIDAEIIINRIEEIALKLSPDITLNVISDEADNRFLELSVYAKADYLITGNTKDFIEDKYENVDIVTPREYWDRHSE